One genomic region from Mycobacterium basiliense encodes:
- a CDS encoding PPE family protein: MAIPPEVHSALLSAGQGPGSLLAAAAQWQELSSQYGAAATELTQLLAEVAAGSWQGTAATEYVAAHGPYLAWLEQASIDSALAAAQHLAAAAAYGGALAAMPSLAELAANHAVHAVLLATNFFGINTVPIAVNEADYVRMWVQAADTMAAYQASTEAATSAIPVTRPAPPILAPGGEAPSAAQDIFASIGQLIRDILDFIADPYKYFLEFFQQFGFSPAVTVVLAVIALFLYDVLWYPYYASYSLLLLPFFTPALSALSALSALAVLLNHAPVAAEGPGTAAPSAARHGGSQVAVGLTPPAPAVSALSSQAAHPSPSTPVSAPASGSAPSAAISYAVPGLAPPGIGFGPRAGAKASATASDTVGVAAAARSGSLHARRSRHGKDGTGIRGYRDEFLDSTVTVDAADCPASTPQVASGRGAGVIGFTGAAPAAAGAPAGIVEQSRDSATTAVPLLPATWTTDAEETRGHG, encoded by the coding sequence ATGGCTATTCCTCCCGAGGTGCACTCGGCCCTGTTGAGCGCCGGACAGGGTCCGGGCTCGTTGCTTGCTGCCGCCGCCCAGTGGCAAGAGCTCAGCAGCCAATACGGTGCGGCAGCGACGGAGTTGACCCAGCTGCTGGCCGAGGTGGCGGCCGGGAGCTGGCAGGGAACCGCCGCCACCGAGTATGTGGCCGCGCACGGCCCCTACCTGGCCTGGCTCGAGCAAGCGTCGATCGATAGCGCGCTCGCCGCCGCGCAGCACCTAGCCGCTGCCGCGGCCTACGGTGGCGCCCTGGCCGCCATGCCCAGCCTGGCCGAGCTGGCGGCCAACCACGCCGTTCATGCCGTCTTGCTCGCCACCAACTTCTTCGGCATCAACACCGTCCCGATTGCCGTCAACGAGGCGGATTACGTGCGCATGTGGGTTCAAGCCGCCGACACCATGGCCGCCTACCAGGCCAGCACCGAAGCCGCGACGTCGGCGATACCGGTCACCCGGCCGGCGCCCCCGATCCTCGCCCCCGGCGGCGAAGCCCCCAGTGCCGCCCAGGACATCTTCGCCTCCATTGGGCAGCTGATCAGGGACATCCTGGATTTTATCGCCGATCCCTACAAGTACTTTCTGGAGTTTTTTCAACAATTCGGCTTCAGCCCCGCCGTTACGGTCGTGCTGGCTGTCATTGCATTGTTCTTGTACGACGTCCTTTGGTACCCCTACTACGCCTCCTACTCGCTGTTGCTGCTCCCCTTTTTCACCCCCGCGTTGAGCGCCTTGAGCGCGCTGAGTGCGCTGGCGGTGCTGCTGAACCACGCGCCGGTGGCGGCGGAAGGTCCCGGCACCGCGGCGCCCTCCGCGGCCCGGCACGGTGGCTCCCAGGTGGCCGTCGGGCTGACGCCGCCGGCACCGGCTGTTTCCGCCTTGAGCTCACAGGCCGCCCACCCCTCACCGAGCACGCCCGTCTCGGCGCCAGCCAGCGGCTCGGCACCATCGGCGGCGATCAGCTACGCCGTGCCTGGCCTGGCGCCACCCGGGATTGGCTTCGGCCCCAGGGCCGGCGCCAAAGCCTCCGCCACCGCCTCCGACACCGTCGGAGTCGCCGCGGCGGCGCGGTCGGGCTCCCTGCACGCCCGGCGCAGCAGACACGGCAAGGACGGCACCGGGATACGCGGCTACCGTGACGAATTCCTGGACTCAACCGTCACCGTCGACGCCGCCGACTGCCCGGCATCCACCCCGCAGGTGGCAAGTGGTCGGGGAGCCGGCGTCATCGGCTTCACGGGGGCCGCACCGGCGGCCGCCGGTGCTCCCGCCGGCATCGTCGAGCAATCGCGCGACTCCGCCACCACCGCCGTGCCACTGCTCCCCGCCACCTGGACAACCGACGCCGAGGAAACCCGGGGGCACGGCTAG
- a CDS encoding class I SAM-dependent methyltransferase: MPVIDARHLDGISETALLTLHQRATEAARPDGIIDDPMAIVLRDNIGYDYDHFGRTHQATALRALAFDDGSREYLGTHPGATVVALAEGLQTSFWRLDNGELSWLSVDLEPIVWLRQQLLPVSTRLRHCAQSALCYSWMDQVDDANGVLITAEGLFQYLQRDVVVDLIAACANRFSGGRLIFDSIPWLLSEYSQRRGFKLSKYYTAPPMPFSFTANQYDELRAIAGVRRVRELPAPPGRGALLRWGLPLAYRLPGLSRLRAPVTSVEFG, from the coding sequence ATGCCTGTCATCGACGCTCGTCATCTCGACGGCATATCGGAGACCGCGCTGCTGACCCTGCACCAGCGAGCGACGGAAGCTGCCCGTCCCGACGGCATCATCGACGACCCCATGGCCATCGTCCTGCGCGACAACATCGGCTACGACTACGACCACTTCGGTCGGACCCACCAAGCTACCGCGCTGCGCGCGTTGGCCTTCGACGACGGCTCGCGTGAATATTTGGGCACGCATCCGGGTGCCACCGTGGTCGCGTTGGCGGAGGGGTTACAGACCAGCTTCTGGCGCCTCGACAACGGCGAGCTGAGTTGGCTCTCGGTGGATCTTGAGCCAATCGTGTGGCTGCGCCAGCAACTGCTACCGGTATCGACACGATTACGCCATTGCGCTCAGTCGGCGCTGTGCTACTCCTGGATGGACCAGGTCGACGATGCCAACGGCGTATTGATTACCGCCGAGGGACTTTTCCAATACCTGCAGCGCGACGTCGTTGTCGACCTGATCGCCGCCTGCGCCAATCGCTTTTCCGGGGGCCGACTGATCTTTGACAGCATCCCGTGGCTGTTGAGCGAATATTCGCAACGACGCGGCTTCAAGCTCAGCAAGTACTACACGGCGCCCCCGATGCCGTTCTCGTTCACCGCCAATCAGTACGACGAACTACGCGCTATCGCTGGCGTCCGTAGGGTGCGCGAGTTGCCCGCGCCACCCGGGCGTGGCGCATTGCTGCGGTGGGGCCTTCCGCTGGCGTACCGGCTGCCG